The sequence GTTTCTTTGGGACATGCGCCAGGATGCGGCGGATGTCGGGCAGAAAGCCCATATCGAGCATGCGGTCTGCTTCATCGAGTACCAGGTACTCGATGCCGGTGAGGCGCGCATACGGGTACTGGCAGTGATCGAGGAGCCTGCCGGGGGTCGCGACCAGGACGTCCACGCCTCGGCGGAATGCTCCTTCCTGGGGTCCCATGGAGACGCCCCCGTAGACTGCGGCGCCCTTCAGAGACGTGTGTACGGCGAGCGCGTGAAAGTGCTCCGCAATCTGCGCCGCCAGTTCCCGGGTGGGCGCCAGGATGAGCGCCCTCGTGGTGCCCCTGGGCTTCTCCATGAGGCGGTGGAGGATAGGCAGGAGAAACGCCGCGGTCTTACCGCTCCCTGTCACGGCGGTAGCCATGACGTCGCGGCCCTCCATGAGGGGCGGCACAGCGAGACTTTGGATCGGCGTGGGCTTCTCAAACCCCATGGTGTGGATGGCTTTCAAAAGGTTAGCGTTCAGGGTGAATGATGAAAACGGCATACTCCTCCTACTGCGGTGGTTGGGCGCACCTGTCATCAGAGATGAGCAAAGAAGCGCCCGCGCTGTTTGTCCGGTCGGATTGATGAGTGGGGCTAACGGCGGGATCACCGGAGAAGTCGCCGTGCAGATTCTAAAACGTCCCAGCTCGACACTCGATCGAGCCGCGTCAGGGTCTCGATCGATCTTGCTATTGCAGTTTCGAGGTACTCTAGCACGCCTGGCGTGTTTGTTCAAGGGGGAAGTGTGGGGACGGGAGGGTGGCTTGACGTGAGTGGGACGCTATGAAAGAATACGCTTGGGTTGTGGCAATCCACAAAAACCGAAAGAGGGGAACGAGCATGAACAAACTCTATCGCTTGTTAGCAATGCTGTGGCTCGCGACCATCGCGCTGATGGGTGGCTCTGCTCTAGCCGATGAGACCTGCCAGTCTCCCTTTCTCCCGAAGGTGACCGGGCAAGAGGACTACATCTATGTCTGGACGTTGGGGATCAAGGGGGTGGCAGATGGAAACGATAGCCTCGTGACCGTTGACTCGAATCCTAAGTCCCGAACATACGGGCAGATCATCCACCGGGCCCCTGTCCCTGGGCGGCATGAGGCTCACCATGCCGGGTTCACCGACGACCGGCGGCATCTGTGGGCCGGAGGTCTGGACGACAGCTTCATCTTCATCTTCGACGTAGTCGCGAACCCGGCCAAGCCCAAGTTAATCAAGACGATCAAGAGCTTTGTAAAGGATACTGGCGGTCTGGTAGGCCCCCACACCTTCTATGCCCTGCCGGGGCGGATGCTCATCACGGCCCTCTCGAATGCCACGGACAACTCAGGCAGGACGGGGCTGGCGGAGTACTCTAACGAGGGGCGTTTCATCCGGACGATCTGGATGCCAAAGGAGGCGCCCTATGGCTATGACGTGCGGGTCAACATCAATCTGAACCGCATGCTCACCTCCTCCTTCACCGGCAAGAAGAACTACATGCGGCCTCTCGGCGAGTTGGTCAAGGATGCGAGCGCGATGAAGGAGTTCGGCGGTGCGGTGGTGGTCTGGGACTTCCATGCCCGAAAGCCACTCCAGGTCCTGCAGATTCCTGGCGCACCGCTGGAGCTTCGATGGGCGCTGATGCCGAATCACTACTACGCCTTCACGGCAACGGCGCTCACCCACCAGCTCGTTCTCATCTACCTGCAAGAGGACGGGACCTGGGCCACCAAGGCCATCGCCGATCTCGGCGAGAACCTTCCCGTCGATATCAGCATCGCCCCCGACGACAGCAAGATCTATGTCACCTCATTTATGGACGGTACGCTGCGAGTGTACGACATCTCCAATCCCTTCGAAGCCAAGCTGATCGAGCAGGTGAAGCTTGGCGAGATGGCGAACATGGTGTCTGAATCGTGGGATGGCACGCGCATCTACGTCACCAACTCGCTGCTCTCGCAATGGGATAAGCCGGGCGACTACTGGCTCAAGGCCTATGCGTGGGAGAATGGGAAGCTCGTGTACAAGTTCACCACGGACTTCAACTCGGTGGGACGGGCTCACCTCATGAACTTCGGGAGCAAGGCGCTGCGCACCAAGGTTGAGTAGTCATGCGCTGCCTGGCAAATCCCTCGGGGTCATTGCGAGGGAGCACAGCGACCGAAGCAATCTCGCAGTGCAACTACAGTGAGATTGCCGCACTCCCTTCGGTCGCTCGCAATGACAACTCGCGGCGCGGGAATCCTCGCCTCGTACTTTCATGCTCGCAGGCGCGCAAACGGCGCATGAGGTACTGGCTGATGTTGATCGGCGTCTGGATTGCGGCAGCCCTTCTCGCGCTAGATTTCCGGACGGCCCACGCCCATGAGATTCCGGGATTCGAGGACACGTACATCCAGGGCATGTTCTCGCCCAAGTTTACCCCGCCGGCCGCCGGGACCTACGACCTTCCCGTGATCAGGCATGTCCAGGCCTTCGTTCTGATCGATGCCGCCGGCCGCCGCGTCAATACCGCTTCTCTCATGCGCGGCAAGGTGGCGGTCGTCAGCTTCATCTACACGACCTGCTCCGACCGGCTTGGTTGCCCCCTGGCCGGTATAGCCCTCCGAGAACTCCAGATCAAGCTCGCGCAGGAGGGCCTTCAGGATCAGGCCGTACTGCTGTCTATCAGTCTGGATCCTGAACACGATACACCTGCTCAG is a genomic window of Candidatus Methylomirabilis limnetica containing:
- a CDS encoding DEAD/DEAH box helicase, whose product is MPFSSFTLNANLLKAIHTMGFEKPTPIQSLAVPPLMEGRDVMATAVTGSGKTAAFLLPILHRLMEKPRGTTRALILAPTRELAAQIAEHFHALAVHTSLKGAAVYGGVSMGPQEGAFRRGVDVLVATPGRLLDHCQYPYARLTGIEYLVLDEADRMLDMGFLPDIRRILAHVPKK
- a CDS encoding selenium-binding protein SBP56-related protein yields the protein MNKLYRLLAMLWLATIALMGGSALADETCQSPFLPKVTGQEDYIYVWTLGIKGVADGNDSLVTVDSNPKSRTYGQIIHRAPVPGRHEAHHAGFTDDRRHLWAGGLDDSFIFIFDVVANPAKPKLIKTIKSFVKDTGGLVGPHTFYALPGRMLITALSNATDNSGRTGLAEYSNEGRFIRTIWMPKEAPYGYDVRVNINLNRMLTSSFTGKKNYMRPLGELVKDASAMKEFGGAVVVWDFHARKPLQVLQIPGAPLELRWALMPNHYYAFTATALTHQLVLIYLQEDGTWATKAIADLGENLPVDISIAPDDSKIYVTSFMDGTLRVYDISNPFEAKLIEQVKLGEMANMVSESWDGTRIYVTNSLLSQWDKPGDYWLKAYAWENGKLVYKFTTDFNSVGRAHLMNFGSKALRTKVE
- a CDS encoding SCO family protein yields the protein MLIGVWIAAALLALDFRTAHAHEIPGFEDTYIQGMFSPKFTPPAAGTYDLPVIRHVQAFVLIDAAGRRVNTASLMRGKVAVVSFIYTTCSDRLGCPLAGIALRELQIKLAQEGLQDQAVLLSISLDPEHDTPAQLAKYAHAFGVESSRWHMLTASSEQVLKATLRSFGQDRAKIYDERGRFTGRYRHVLKVFLVDQAGQVRNIYSTGSLVPQVMVNDIKTVLADKTTGQQ